A section of the Larus michahellis chromosome 1, bLarMic1.1, whole genome shotgun sequence genome encodes:
- the NEK3 gene encoding serine/threonine-protein kinase Nek3 encodes MEEYKVLKVLGVGSFGRALLVHHRISDQQYAMKEIRLPMSSSDIENSRKEAILLAKMKHPNIVAYKESFEADGHLYIVMEYCDDGDLMQKIKHQGGNLFPEDTILHWFVQMCLGVKHIHDKRVLHRDIKSKNVFLTQSGRVKLGDFGSARVLAHPESYACTYVGTPYYVPPEIWESMPYNNKSDIWSLGCILYELCTLKHPFQANSWKHLILKICKGSYNPLPSHYSYELHYLIKQMFKRNPKNRPSASTILARSCLTKLIKNCLPSEMTNEFEQVLKETKKHEGNAARPKGSVMAGGSSDNKKENRQSKDESKHSSLERKNNTKDLRESTKEQRKSDEEVTVETSDVFRGITDLSHIHRRQWEKRISSTVMDVLESASLLSSSFTSEEAKSGCVINYSENKPRKQWNKETPQTLMNILSNADVSLAFKTYTIYKPASGNILRGPLSDETEASDELDGEHEAIVIDSERLEPRSDDDDTDFEEDDPDWVSELKMVLKHSD; translated from the exons ATGGAAGAATACAAAGTGTTGAAAGTACTAGGAGTGGGATCCTTTGGCAGAGCTCTCCTAGTTCATCATAGAATCAGTGACCAGCAGTATGCAATGAAGGAAATAAGACTTCCCATG TCTTCATCTGATATAGAGAACTCTAGGAAGGAAGCAATTCTTTTGGCTAAAATGAAACATCCAAATATCGTTGCCTATAAAGAATCATTTGAAG CTGATGGACATCTCTATATAGTGATGGAATATTGTGATGATGGAGATCTAATGCAAAAAATTAAACACCAAGGAGGAAATTTGTTCCCTGAAGATACG ATCCTTCACTGGTTCGTGCAGATGTGCCTGGGTGTGAAGCACATTCACGATAAACGTGTGCTGCACAGGGATATCAAATCCAAG AACGTCTTCCTCACTCAAAGTGGAAGAGTCAAATTGGGAGATTTTGGATCTGCACGCGTTCTTGCACA TCCAGAGTCATATGCTTGCACGTATGTGGGAACTCCTTATTACGTACCTCCAGAAATATGGGAAAGCATGCCATACAAcaacaaaag TGATATATGGTCTCTGGGATGTATTCTGTATGAGCTATGCACTCTTAAACATCCG tttcaAGCCAATAGCTGGAAGCATCTCATCCTTAAGATATGCAAAGGGTCCTACAATCCACTACCATCTCACTATTCCTATGAACTTCATTACTTAataaaacagatgtttaaaagaaatccCAAGAATCGTCCATCGGCCAGTACTATTCTTGCAAGAAGTTGCTTAACTAAACTTATCAAAAATTGTTTGCCTTCTGAG ATGACAAATGAGTTTGAGCAGGTATTAAAGGAAACCAAGAAACATGAAGGCAATGCAGCAAGACCAAAGG GTAGTGTCATGGCTGGTGGAAGCTCagataataagaaagaaaatagg CAAAGTAAAGATGAAAGCAAGCATAGCtccttagaaaggaaaaataatactaaGGATTTGCGTGAAAGcacaaaggaacaaagaaaatctGATGAAGAGG TTACAGTAGAAACTTCTGATGTCTTCCGAGGAATTACTGATTTGTCACATATCCATAGGAGACAATGGGAAAAGAGAATATCCAGTACTGTAATGGATGTCCTGGAAAGTGCATCcttgctttcttccagttttaCATCTGAAGAGGCTAAAA GTGGCTGTGTTATAAACTACAGTGAAAATAAGCCACGTAAGCAGTGGAACAAGGAAACTCCTCAGACCCTGATGAACATTCTCAGTAACGCAGATGTCAGTTTAGCATTTAAAACATACACAATTTATAAACCAG CTTCTGGAAATATATTAAGAGGTCCACTTTCTGATGAAACTGAAGCATCCGATGAACTAGATGGTGAACATGAAGCTATTGTCATAGATTCTGAGAGACTTGAGCCTAGATCTGATGATGATGACAC GGACTTCGAGGAAGATGACCCAGACTGGGTGTCGGAACTGAAAATGGTGTTGAAACACAGTGACTGA